Genomic window (Acidobacteriota bacterium):
TTCCACGATCGGGCTCGGATCGCTGATCAGCATCGGCGTGACCATCGGTCCCAGCGTGCAGATCGGCGCGTTGAGCCTGGTGCCCAAGCACGTGACCCTGGACGGGCCCGGCACCTATGCCGGGGTGCCGGCGAGACCCCTCGGTTCGGATGCCTCACCGCCGGCCCGGCAGGGGTAAGCCTACGCCGGCGGCGGGGGGACAGACCGGAGGCGCGGGAAGAAGCGCCCTGTCCGCGCCATGTAGCGCCGGTAGTCATCGCCGAACCGCTCGACGAGTTTCGCCTCCTCGGTCCCGGTCCGGATCACCAGGAGGACCAGGGTGGCGAGGCCGGTCAGCGCGATGAACCAGTTCGCCGTTGCGAGCGCGTAGGCAACGAGTGCGAAGGCAACCATGACGTAGAACGGGTGACGGACGTAGCGGTACGGACCGCTCGTCACGAGCGTGTGCTCGCGTCGGGTGACGACGGTGTCCGTGATGTTCCTGCCGAGGCTGCGGAAAGTCCAGAAGCCGAGGGCCATCCCGGGCAGACCGATCGCCACGCCGGCCCATCGGAGGGCGGCGGGAAGCGGCACGGAGGCCCACGCCATCCAGGCCGGGTTGATGAGGAAGGCCAGGAGGCCGCCTAGCGCGGCCATCCCGCATGGGCGTAGCGTGAAGAGGATGAACAGGCCTTCCTGTCGCCGGTCGAGCTTCTCGCCGCTCGCCTGTGAGCGGATCCGGTAGTAGAGGGCCACCGGCAGGAAGACCACTATGCCGAGGATGAGGATCAACCGGAAAGTGTGGTCGTCGGTCATCGCCCTCGTAATATATTTTCTACAACCATGTGCAATACGTCTTCTAGTCGGCGCCCGGTGATCCGTTGGGCGGCGGTCGCGGCCGTCGCATGCCTGGGAACCGTCGGCGCGAGCGCCCAGAACGGCGCCGCCGATGGGGAATGGGGCGTGTTCGGGGCAGACGCGGGCGCCACCCGGTATTCCCCGCTGGATGACATCAACGCCGCCAACGTCGGCGACCTGGAAGTGGCCTGGCGATGGAGCGCGCGAGACCAGGGCGATCCGCCTCCGTCCGGCCGGACGCAGATCAGTCCCATCGTCGTCAACGGCGTCCTCTATACGACCATCGGTAACCAGCGCAGCGTGATCGCCCTTGATGCCGCCACTGGCGAGACCATCTGGAACTGGCACCCGGGCGACAACGAGCGCCGGTGGGGCGACATCATCGAGCCCGTCGCCCGGAGCGCCGGGCGCGGCGTGACCTACTGGACGGACGGAGCCGGCGACGAGCGCATCTTCGTCGTGACGCCGAGCTTTCAGCTGGTGGCGCTGGACGCCCGGACGGGCAACCTGGTGGAGGATTTCGGCACGGCCGGGGTCGTGGACATGATGGACGACCTGCGGTGGAACGAGCGACCGGCCGCGGAGAGAGCGGGCCGCGTCGCCAATACGTCACCGCCCTCCATTCTCGGCAACGCGCTCGTGGCATCGATCTCGCTGCATACCGGCAGCATTCCCACCCGGGCCTCTCCGAATGAGGTCTGGCCCATGAACATGCCCGGCGACATCGTGGCGTACGACACCCGGACTGGTCGGATGCTCTGGCGCTTCAACACGGTCCCGAAGGAGGGAGAATTCGGCGTCGACACCTGGCTGAAGGCGGACGAATCCCTCTGGAACGTGCCGACCGGC
Coding sequences:
- a CDS encoding isoprenylcysteine carboxylmethyltransferase family protein: MTDDHTFRLILILGIVVFLPVALYYRIRSQASGEKLDRRQEGLFILFTLRPCGMAALGGLLAFLINPAWMAWASVPLPAALRWAGVAIGLPGMALGFWTFRSLGRNITDTVVTRREHTLVTSGPYRYVRHPFYVMVAFALVAYALATANWFIALTGLATLVLLVIRTGTEEAKLVERFGDDYRRYMARTGRFFPRLRSVPPPPA